A genomic stretch from candidate division WOR-3 bacterium includes:
- a CDS encoding glycosyltransferase, translated as MKRVLFVAYYTPPLGLSGVMRVTKLTRFLPEFGWEVLLLTVKDVAYYAYDPDLVADLSKAKVFRTASLDPNRLLRVVGVKKIKGGSEKTGKSGFFKLVFRRLFFPDSKVGWLPFAVRTGKNVIAQFKPQVIFASAPPWTALIVGEKLSRWSGLPFVADFRDPWPGGFEEPPQVQKRRLLRLRERILNQAKLVLAVNQGTARLVGERVEVLENGFDPDDFKVEPEPLDGFSILYAGNLWHQEQTLSEVVQGLGEMPDARLYIAGGVSAEVRHRFESSPQVQFLGVVSHQRAISLMKGAQALLYLGKPGQPVGLKLYEYLGSYKPIVVWADEDSEPAQMVKTTGQGLVCQDRQGFVRCLREIREIVPSPLSPSIKGGEGVKGAGIKERGGVTREENGSVEARSSSGVMGVDRYNRRLQAKRLAAYFDRLS; from the coding sequence GTGAAAAGGGTGCTTTTTGTCGCCTACTACACACCGCCGCTCGGGCTTTCCGGTGTGATGCGGGTGACAAAACTTACCAGGTTTCTGCCCGAGTTTGGCTGGGAGGTTCTGCTTTTAACGGTGAAGGATGTTGCCTATTATGCCTACGACCCGGACCTTGTTGCCGATTTAAGTAAGGCGAAGGTATTTCGCACCGCAAGTCTGGACCCGAATCGGTTGTTAAGAGTGGTTGGGGTGAAAAAGATAAAGGGGGGTTCAGAAAAAACCGGCAAATCAGGCTTCTTTAAGTTAGTTTTCCGTCGTCTTTTCTTTCCGGATAGCAAGGTCGGTTGGTTGCCATTTGCGGTCAGGACGGGTAAGAATGTTATTGCCCAATTCAAGCCTCAGGTGATTTTCGCATCGGCGCCACCCTGGACCGCGTTGATAGTAGGTGAGAAACTTTCCCGATGGAGCGGGCTGCCTTTTGTGGCTGATTTCCGCGACCCCTGGCCCGGTGGGTTTGAAGAGCCACCCCAGGTTCAAAAGAGGAGGCTTTTGCGGTTGCGAGAGCGGATATTAAATCAGGCAAAACTGGTACTGGCGGTCAATCAAGGAACTGCCCGTCTTGTTGGGGAAAGGGTGGAGGTTCTTGAAAACGGGTTTGACCCGGACGATTTTAAGGTGGAGCCCGAACCGCTTGATGGTTTCAGCATCCTGTATGCGGGTAATCTGTGGCATCAGGAACAAACATTGAGCGAAGTTGTGCAGGGTTTGGGGGAGATGCCTGATGCCCGGCTCTACATTGCGGGCGGAGTTTCCGCAGAGGTGAGGCACCGGTTTGAAAGCAGTCCGCAGGTCCAGTTTTTAGGTGTTGTCTCCCATCAGCGGGCGATAAGCCTGATGAAGGGTGCGCAGGCGCTTTTGTATCTGGGCAAGCCCGGTCAACCGGTGGGATTGAAACTGTACGAGTATTTAGGCAGTTACAAGCCGATTGTTGTCTGGGCGGATGAAGATTCAGAGCCGGCGCAAATGGTAAAAACGACGGGGCAGGGGCTGGTCTGTCAGGACCGGCAGGGTTTTGTCAGGTGTCTGCGGGAAATCAGAGAGATAGTACCCTCCCCTTTGTCTCCTTCCATCAAGGGCGGGGAAGGAGTGAAGGGTGCCGGTATAAAGGAAAGGGGAGGAGTAACGAGGGAGGAAAATGGGAGCGTAGAGGCGAGGAGTTCATCAGGGGTGATGGGGGTTGACCGTTACAACCGGCGGTTGCAGGCAAAGCGGCTGGCAGCCTATTTTGACCGGTTATCGTAG
- a CDS encoding glycosyltransferase family 2 protein, which translates to MKLSVIIVTYNSESDIKPCLDALIASQPAAEVIVIDNLSQDKTREILQSFSNIKTILNPKNVGYARANNQGIAIAQGEYILLLNPDTEVQPDALQQLVDHLDRNPECAAVAPRLLNPDGSQQLSIRAFPTFSSVLLEMTSLPRLFPRCPRLNAWRLRHFDYEKPGPVEQPMASCLLIRRSVLIELGGFDEKFPIYYNDVDIMYRMARKGYQTYYLPSARVFHKIGGSTNTIKSKMIYENHRSLFRFLKKHTPKTRFLFQAIILLPLLEISALIRALYWHLRGYAGDDKQQ; encoded by the coding sequence TTGAAACTGTCAGTCATCATCGTCACCTACAACAGCGAATCGGACATCAAGCCCTGCCTTGATGCGCTTATTGCATCTCAGCCTGCGGCGGAAGTCATCGTAATTGACAACCTCTCGCAGGACAAAACCCGGGAAATTTTGCAATCTTTTTCTAATATCAAAACCATCCTCAACCCCAAAAATGTCGGCTATGCCCGCGCCAACAACCAGGGCATCGCCATCGCGCAGGGCGAATACATCCTGCTGCTCAACCCGGACACCGAAGTCCAGCCCGATGCGCTTCAACAACTCGTTGACCACCTTGACCGCAACCCGGAATGTGCCGCGGTGGCGCCCCGCCTTTTAAACCCGGACGGCTCCCAGCAACTGTCAATCCGAGCCTTTCCCACCTTCTCTTCGGTCTTGCTGGAGATGACCAGTCTTCCCCGCCTTTTTCCCCGCTGCCCGCGCCTTAATGCCTGGCGCCTGCGTCACTTTGACTACGAAAAACCCGGACCGGTAGAGCAACCGATGGCATCCTGCCTTTTAATCCGGCGTTCGGTCCTTATAGAACTGGGCGGGTTCGACGAAAAGTTCCCCATCTACTACAACGATGTTGACATCATGTACCGGATGGCGCGCAAAGGCTATCAGACCTATTACCTGCCATCCGCCCGGGTTTTTCACAAAATTGGCGGTAGCACAAACACAATAAAATCAAAAATGATTTACGAAAACCATCGCTCCCTTTTCCGCTTTTTGAAAAAACACACCCCGAAAACCCGCTTCTTGTTTCAGGCGATTATCCTTTTACCCCTACTCGAAATCTCTGCCCTGATTCGTGCCCTTTACTGGCACCTGCGCGGGTACGCTGGCGACGATAAACAACAATAA